In bacterium, a genomic segment contains:
- a CDS encoding LD-carboxypeptidase: MSGYYKGAASCALSRQGAFCVSLNRASHSAQAVATNPEGPLLAPGDKITLIAPSYPVTPGQVNKAVELVKGLGFVPFVPDDLLGDDLLCANSDAKRLEYVKAAFADRQSKALWALRGGYGATRLMPELLAMPKPEHFQWLAGFSDITALHMLVNQRWGWPSVHMPVMAQWADDRLDEETVAGIGRLWRIGGYASPMPVAVNAAARHVAKVEQGARIIGGNLCLVLASLGTAWQVDAADSWLLLEEVDERGYRIDRMLTQLSQAGVFAKAKGVLLGDMNGGDEPDGGNKIEAVLQRFALDAAFPVFRLNGVGHRRTNLPIILGLPSA; the protein is encoded by the coding sequence GTGTCAGGCTATTATAAAGGTGCAGCGTCATGTGCATTATCTCGTCAGGGGGCTTTCTGCGTGAGTCTTAACCGTGCTTCCCATTCCGCACAAGCGGTTGCAACCAACCCGGAAGGGCCATTGCTTGCCCCGGGGGATAAAATCACCCTGATTGCCCCCTCTTATCCCGTTACGCCGGGGCAGGTGAACAAGGCTGTGGAGCTGGTGAAGGGGCTGGGGTTTGTGCCTTTTGTTCCGGATGATCTGCTTGGCGATGACCTGCTGTGCGCCAATAGCGATGCCAAAAGGCTGGAGTATGTGAAAGCGGCTTTTGCCGACAGGCAAAGCAAAGCCCTGTGGGCCTTGCGCGGCGGCTATGGCGCAACGCGGCTGATGCCGGAATTGCTGGCCATGCCGAAGCCAGAGCATTTCCAGTGGCTAGCCGGGTTTTCAGACATCACGGCGCTGCACATGCTGGTGAATCAGCGCTGGGGTTGGCCGAGCGTTCATATGCCGGTGATGGCACAGTGGGCCGATGACCGGCTGGATGAGGAAACCGTGGCGGGTATAGGGAGGCTTTGGCGCATAGGCGGCTATGCATCTCCCATGCCCGTGGCGGTGAATGCGGCTGCCCGCCATGTTGCCAAGGTAGAGCAGGGGGCACGCATCATCGGGGGGAATCTCTGCCTGGTGCTGGCCTCATTGGGTACGGCCTGGCAGGTGGATGCCGCAGATAGCTGGCTACTGCTGGAGGAGGTGGATGAGCGGGGTTACCGGATTGACCGCATGCTCACCCAGCTTTCGCAGGCGGGGGTGTTTGCCAAGGCAAAGGGTGTGCTGCTGGGGGATATGAATGGCGGCGACGAGCCTGACGGGGGCAATAAAATTGAGGCCGTGCTGCAGCGTTTCGCCTTAGATGCGGCGTTTCCGGTGTTCCGTTTAAATGGGGTGGGGCATCGCCGTACCAACCTGCCCATTATACTGGGGTTGCCCTCGGCCTGA
- a CDS encoding cysteine--tRNA ligase: MTLHLYNSLTRKNEAFAPIDPKQVRLYACGPTVYDRAHIGNARAVVVYDVLFRLLRQIYGDNHVTYVRNITDVDDKINAAATQNGETIQALTTRVTGWFHADMEAIGALPPTHEPRATQYIPQMQDMIQKLIDQGAAYAVTEGPDTGHVLFAVEKCDHYGELSGRKLDELVAGARVAVESYKRHPGDFVLWKPAAQTDDPSSIFDSPWGKGRPGWHIECSAMSHTLLGENFDLHGGGADLKFPHHENEIAQSTCAYPGSHFATTWVHNGFVTVAGEKMSKSLGNFTTVRQLLDQGIKGEVIRLVFLGTHYRKPLDWNEKSIADAKAMLDGWYRILARYASLTIGSQPLPETIMQAMNNDMNLPETLAAISAMTKELNSLDANTPSNPEKALALLGTLQWLGLLNESADTWFGTNAIPAEIIEMAEKRLAAKRSKDFAAADKLRADITALGYSLEDTREGYNIHKI, encoded by the coding sequence ATGACGCTGCACCTTTATAATAGCCTGACACGAAAAAACGAGGCTTTTGCGCCGATCGACCCCAAACAGGTGCGCCTCTATGCCTGCGGCCCGACGGTTTATGACCGGGCGCATATCGGCAACGCACGGGCGGTGGTGGTTTATGATGTGCTTTTCCGCCTGCTTCGTCAGATATATGGCGATAACCATGTCACCTACGTTCGCAACATCACCGACGTGGATGACAAAATCAACGCCGCCGCCACCCAGAATGGCGAAACCATTCAAGCGCTGACCACACGCGTCACCGGCTGGTTCCATGCCGATATGGAGGCCATCGGCGCCCTCCCGCCAACGCACGAACCCCGCGCCACGCAATATATCCCCCAGATGCAGGACATGATCCAGAAGCTCATCGATCAGGGCGCCGCCTATGCCGTTACCGAAGGCCCCGACACGGGCCACGTCCTGTTCGCCGTGGAAAAATGCGATCATTATGGCGAGCTTTCCGGCCGCAAACTGGATGAACTGGTAGCCGGCGCCCGTGTGGCGGTGGAATCCTACAAACGGCACCCGGGTGATTTCGTGCTCTGGAAGCCCGCCGCCCAGACCGATGACCCCTCCTCCATCTTCGACAGCCCCTGGGGCAAGGGCCGCCCCGGCTGGCACATCGAATGCTCAGCCATGAGCCATACTCTGCTGGGTGAGAATTTCGATCTGCATGGCGGCGGAGCGGACCTCAAGTTCCCCCACCATGAAAATGAGATCGCCCAGAGCACCTGCGCCTATCCGGGTTCCCATTTCGCCACCACCTGGGTGCATAACGGCTTTGTGACCGTGGCGGGCGAGAAAATGTCCAAATCCCTTGGCAACTTCACCACGGTCCGCCAATTGCTTGACCAGGGCATCAAGGGCGAGGTCATTCGCCTGGTGTTCCTTGGCACGCATTACCGCAAGCCGCTCGACTGGAATGAGAAATCCATCGCCGATGCCAAGGCCATGCTGGATGGCTGGTACCGCATCCTGGCCCGTTACGCATCACTGACCATCGGCAGCCAGCCCCTGCCGGAAACCATCATGCAGGCCATGAACAACGACATGAACCTGCCGGAAACATTGGCCGCCATCAGTGCCATGACCAAAGAACTGAACAGCCTGGATGCAAACACGCCATCCAACCCGGAAAAAGCCCTTGCGCTGCTGGGCACGCTGCAATGGCTGGGCCTGTTGAACGAATCAGCGGATACATGGTTCGGCACCAATGCCATCCCTGCGGAAATCATCGAAATGGCGGAAAAACGACTGGCCGCCAAGCGATCGAAAGACTTTGCAGCCGCCGATAAATTGCGCGCGGACATCACCGCCCTTGGCTACAGCCTCGAAGACACGCGCGAAGGCTATAACATACACAAGATATAG
- a CDS encoding phospholipid carrier-dependent glycosyltransferase, producing MALKPSSPLRELPQSGWLLLAVFAVTSIRILYLAFYPYPLFADEAQYWFWSLTPDWGYYSKPPMVGWMIAATTRLLGNDGVLAVKLASPLAYAVTSVVIYRLAIRFEWPEKTAFWCALLFLTMPGVTLSSGLISTDPFLLMFWALFMLCFWEARLSNQWRWWLATGLVGGLGLLSKYNMAFAAFGVGLWALMYQRHLFANPRLYVGAALAGLVFMPNILWNLQHGMVSLKHTEDITQLTEDNSRFHLSNLGEFIGAQIGLLGPVLFLGFIGFIAAVRHYKADTTVRFLLWLLAPSMLAILVLSFITRAHGNWAAPSLIPAAMLAALWMGGRPLLLKTALALHLMLIPVFYGYEPLLNLAGVRVTKRIDPFYRLRGWDEAGRQTRMFLEANPDATLLADRRKISALMSYYAGAHGRDVVEWQQQPTQVQDHFQLMRGVFQQPQQQPYVLVTPDKPTPALLDFENVEPLGEINVPIHGKPAILLHVWRVEGFRR from the coding sequence ATGGCGCTGAAACCATCTTCACCATTGAGGGAATTGCCACAGTCAGGATGGCTGTTGCTGGCGGTGTTTGCCGTTACGTCTATTCGCATTCTTTATCTGGCGTTTTATCCTTACCCGCTTTTTGCCGATGAGGCGCAATACTGGTTCTGGTCGTTAACGCCGGACTGGGGGTATTATTCCAAACCACCCATGGTGGGCTGGATGATTGCGGCAACCACGCGGTTGCTGGGCAATGACGGGGTTCTTGCCGTAAAGCTGGCATCCCCGTTGGCTTATGCTGTTACCAGCGTGGTGATATACCGTTTGGCGATACGGTTTGAATGGCCGGAAAAAACGGCCTTCTGGTGCGCGCTTTTGTTTCTCACCATGCCGGGGGTGACCCTTTCCTCGGGGCTGATTTCGACCGATCCGTTTTTGTTGATGTTCTGGGCGCTGTTCATGCTGTGCTTCTGGGAGGCGCGCCTCAGCAACCAGTGGCGCTGGTGGCTTGCAACCGGACTGGTGGGCGGGCTTGGGCTGCTGAGCAAGTATAACATGGCATTTGCCGCGTTCGGGGTGGGGTTATGGGCATTGATGTATCAGCGCCACCTGTTTGCCAACCCACGATTATATGTGGGGGCGGCGCTGGCGGGCCTTGTTTTTATGCCTAACATCCTCTGGAATCTTCAGCACGGCATGGTAAGCCTGAAACATACGGAGGATATTACCCAGCTGACGGAGGATAACAGCCGTTTTCATCTGTCTAATCTTGGGGAGTTTATTGGAGCTCAGATTGGACTGCTTGGGCCCGTGTTGTTTCTCGGTTTTATCGGCTTTATTGCAGCCGTTCGCCATTACAAGGCAGATACAACGGTTCGTTTCCTGCTATGGCTGCTAGCGCCTTCCATGCTTGCCATTCTGGTGTTGAGCTTTATCACGCGCGCGCATGGCAACTGGGCGGCGCCTTCGTTGATTCCGGCCGCCATGCTGGCCGCGTTGTGGATGGGCGGACGACCATTGCTTCTAAAGACGGCGCTTGCGCTGCATCTGATGTTGATCCCTGTTTTTTATGGCTATGAGCCATTATTAAATCTGGCCGGGGTCCGCGTGACCAAACGTATTGACCCATTTTACCGCCTGCGCGGGTGGGATGAAGCGGGCAGGCAGACGCGGATGTTTCTGGAGGCAAACCCCGATGCAACGCTGTTGGCTGACCGGCGCAAGATCAGCGCCTTGATGAGCTATTATGCCGGCGCGCATGGCAGGGATGTGGTGGAGTGGCAGCAGCAGCCAACCCAGGTGCAGGATCATTTTCAGCTGATGCGAGGGGTGTTTCAACAGCCTCAGCAACAGCCCTATGTGCTTGTTACGCCCGATAAACCCACACCGGCTCTCTTGGATTTTGAGAATGTAGAGCCCCTTGGGGAAATAAATGTGCCCATTCACGGAAAGCCAGCCATTCTCCTGCATGTATGGCGAGTTGAAGGATTTAGACGATAA
- a CDS encoding PilT/PilU family type 4a pilus ATPase, giving the protein MQPNEGKELITKLLDTMVSQNGADLYLTVGVPPCMRTGDRIVPIVQQQALTPLQVNSMARYLVPDELWALFERDLEFNYAFPWNGQARFRLNLFRQQQQNGMVIRHIKTIIPTLADLNLPAIYGQFAMRRAGLVLVVGKAGVGKSSSLAAMIDHRNRNGHGHIITVEDPLEFVHTPNRCLFTQRDVGIDTRSFAGALKNALRQRPDVIMVGEIRDIETMELAIAAAESGHLCLATLHADSANHTIERVLDMYDAHDQHRVLKSLAHNLSGILAQRLVDTLQGGKIMVPEILINEGGITQLIMENKVGEIKEIMGKSRGQGMCTFDQSLLDQVVAGRIHEDTALQEADSRTDLQLKLRQWYAEHKQSGDAGGAGYINNQF; this is encoded by the coding sequence ATGCAGCCGAATGAAGGCAAGGAACTGATCACCAAACTGCTGGACACCATGGTGAGCCAGAATGGGGCCGACCTGTACCTGACGGTCGGTGTTCCGCCATGCATGCGCACGGGTGACCGGATTGTGCCGATTGTGCAGCAGCAGGCGCTGACACCGCTGCAGGTCAACAGCATGGCGCGTTATCTGGTGCCGGATGAATTGTGGGCGCTATTCGAGCGCGATCTGGAATTCAATTATGCATTTCCTTGGAACGGACAGGCTCGTTTTCGTCTTAACCTGTTTCGTCAGCAACAGCAGAACGGCATGGTCATCCGCCATATCAAAACCATCATTCCCACCCTGGCGGATTTGAACCTGCCAGCAATTTACGGGCAGTTTGCCATGCGGCGCGCGGGGCTGGTGCTGGTGGTCGGTAAGGCGGGGGTCGGCAAATCCTCCTCGCTGGCAGCGATGATTGACCACCGCAACCGCAATGGCCACGGGCATATTATTACGGTGGAAGACCCGCTCGAATTCGTACATACGCCGAACCGCTGCCTGTTTACACAACGCGACGTGGGTATTGATACGCGTAGTTTCGCCGGTGCGCTCAAGAATGCATTACGCCAGCGGCCCGATGTGATCATGGTTGGGGAAATCCGAGATATTGAAACCATGGAGCTTGCCATCGCCGCGGCCGAGAGCGGGCATCTCTGCCTTGCCACCCTTCACGCCGACAGCGCCAACCACACCATAGAGCGCGTGCTGGACATGTATGACGCGCATGATCAGCATCGCGTGCTGAAGAGCCTTGCGCATAATCTTTCGGGCATTCTGGCCCAGCGGCTTGTGGACACGCTCCAGGGCGGCAAAATCATGGTGCCGGAAATCCTTATCAATGAAGGCGGCATCACCCAGCTCATCATGGAAAACAAGGTGGGCGAGATCAAGGAAATCATGGGTAAATCACGCGGGCAGGGCATGTGCACCTTTGACCAGTCCCTGCTGGATCAGGTAGTGGCAGGGCGCATCCATGAAGACACGGCACTGCAGGAGGCCGACAGCCGTACTGACCTTCAGCTCAAGCTGCGTCAGTGGTACGCGGAGCATAAGCAGAGTGGCGACGCCGGCGGCGCAGGCTATATTAACAACCAGTTCTGA
- a CDS encoding PilT/PilU family type 4a pilus ATPase yields the protein MEILELLTFAKQNSASDLHLSTGNPPVLRIHGDMMPLNTPPLNAEQVKHLLYSLMTEQQRSVYERELELDFAVSFGADMRFRINAFNTINGPAASFRDIPTQIKTIDELKAPQILKSLSTLKKGLVLVTGPTGSGKSTTMAAMVDYMNTTHSHHIITIEDPVEFVHQSKRSLINQRQVGENTKSFTIALKSALREDPDIILVGEMRDLETIRLALSAAETGHLVLGTLHTNSAPKTIDRIIDVFPANEKEMIRAMLSSSIEGIITQNLLKKADGKGRIAVHEIMLGTPAVRNLIREGKIPQLVSLIQTGTKHGMQLMKDVVAEQLKEGVITEEVARVYLYGAGDEENANGGQQRHAGGAQQGHR from the coding sequence ATGGAAATTCTTGAGCTACTGACATTCGCCAAGCAGAACTCGGCCTCGGACTTGCACCTGTCCACCGGTAATCCGCCCGTGCTGCGTATCCATGGCGACATGATGCCGCTCAACACACCGCCGCTGAACGCGGAACAGGTGAAGCACCTCCTTTACAGCCTGATGACCGAGCAGCAACGCTCAGTTTACGAGCGTGAGCTTGAATTGGATTTTGCCGTATCCTTTGGGGCGGATATGCGGTTTCGTATCAACGCATTCAATACCATCAACGGGCCGGCGGCTTCTTTCCGCGATATTCCAACCCAAATCAAAACTATTGATGAGCTGAAGGCGCCGCAGATTCTGAAATCACTCTCCACCCTCAAAAAAGGGCTGGTACTGGTGACGGGGCCGACGGGTAGCGGCAAATCCACCACCATGGCGGCCATGGTGGATTACATGAACACCACGCATAGCCACCATATCATCACGATTGAAGACCCGGTGGAATTTGTCCATCAATCCAAGCGTTCGCTCATCAACCAGCGGCAGGTGGGCGAGAATACCAAATCCTTCACCATTGCCTTGAAAAGCGCCCTCCGCGAAGACCCTGACATCATTCTGGTGGGGGAGATGCGCGACCTCGAGACGATACGTCTTGCACTTTCCGCTGCTGAAACGGGACACCTTGTGTTGGGCACGCTGCATACCAACAGCGCGCCGAAAACCATCGACCGTATCATCGACGTGTTTCCCGCTAACGAAAAAGAGATGATCCGCGCGATGCTTTCCAGCTCGATTGAAGGCATCATTACACAGAACCTGCTGAAAAAAGCGGATGGCAAGGGGCGTATCGCCGTGCATGAAATCATGCTCGGAACACCGGCGGTGCGTAACCTGATCCGCGAGGGGAAAATCCCGCAGCTGGTCTCGCTCATCCAGACCGGTACCAAGCACGGCATGCAGCTGATGAAGGATGTAGTGGCCGAGCAACTGAAGGAAGGCGTGATCACGGAGGAGGTGGCGCGTGTATATCTCTATGGCGCCGGTGATGAAGAAAATGCCAATGGCGGGCAGCAACGCCACGCCGGTGGCGCGCAGCAGGGGCATAGATAA
- a CDS encoding tetratricopeptide repeat protein, whose translation MAGNRRTRGVKQPNRPFVVRCGYALLCSVSLLWLLPAADLFAADTSAVSADSQPIPDKDLFEPIDPVKLDDKNEVVSPMLGGKEQPLKADSASIPGFKPPPASGKEKAAAETGKAQAANKAKNAAAPAMPVELQPIPADIKEAEAPAAAKDLAKPPSSLNLTPPTLPPTQLPPPPAVAEAPAVKPAEKKVDPAAAKAPVAPVALPPIPATAAKAAIPTAPVLPPVASEAAVPVKPMAAPPPAKAPAVAPPAAVEAAIAAPPAAKVEKIPVEPAPAKVAVPAPAPAVPPVAAAAAPATPTAAPPVLPPPVLPKVSDKTAGDVPLLPPVTITMPQAPEVTTRVKETASGGPVELPAEIKKAAMETSPVGGDVSGTVSEPKPVRMVKIPLPTAKPEAPEPPVVASLASRPNHASWYSSREPMPLMPSSRIPSNVDEVVRRLPSGLSSRSMPERPEPPVTIERVTDESDFPEEGYADDKPVGASARRGQRKSTVEEELNQAYEALMMGQTESAVSMYRQVLMEDPRNKLGMFGLATSLHRNGQYAQAQRAYAELLSYYPNYTDGLNNFFALMSDIAPGDAIRQLDELARRNPDFSPIPAQMGMVYMKNGEYENAASSLARAVTLSPENVTYRYNLAIALDKMGQNTEAVRLYQQVLEAMQNQKDSSIQLDAKNIQERLIFLRSKGT comes from the coding sequence ATGGCAGGTAACCGGCGAACCCGTGGGGTTAAGCAGCCGAACCGCCCATTTGTGGTGCGGTGCGGTTATGCTTTGCTGTGTTCGGTTTCCCTTTTGTGGCTGCTGCCCGCCGCCGATTTGTTCGCCGCCGATACAAGTGCTGTATCAGCTGATTCCCAGCCGATTCCCGATAAAGACCTGTTCGAGCCGATCGACCCCGTAAAGCTGGATGATAAAAACGAGGTGGTCTCGCCTATGCTGGGCGGCAAGGAGCAGCCGCTAAAGGCCGATAGCGCCAGCATACCGGGATTCAAGCCGCCACCCGCCAGCGGCAAGGAAAAAGCCGCTGCTGAAACCGGTAAGGCCCAAGCTGCAAACAAGGCCAAGAATGCGGCTGCCCCTGCCATGCCGGTTGAGTTACAGCCCATACCGGCAGACATCAAAGAGGCAGAAGCACCCGCTGCCGCAAAAGATCTGGCGAAGCCTCCATCCTCGCTGAACCTTACTCCGCCGACATTGCCCCCCACGCAATTGCCGCCACCCCCCGCCGTGGCCGAAGCCCCTGCTGTCAAGCCAGCGGAGAAAAAGGTGGATCCTGCAGCGGCAAAGGCTCCGGTTGCGCCTGTGGCGTTGCCCCCCATCCCGGCGACGGCCGCGAAAGCCGCTATACCAACCGCACCCGTGCTTCCGCCGGTTGCATCCGAGGCGGCTGTTCCGGTGAAGCCCATGGCTGCGCCTCCGCCTGCCAAGGCGCCCGCCGTGGCGCCACCGGCTGCGGTGGAGGCCGCCATAGCCGCTCCCCCTGCTGCCAAGGTGGAAAAAATCCCCGTGGAGCCTGCGCCCGCCAAGGTTGCCGTGCCTGCGCCTGCTCCGGCTGTGCCACCCGTGGCGGCTGCGGCAGCCCCCGCCACTCCCACCGCAGCGCCCCCCGTGTTGCCGCCACCGGTGTTGCCCAAAGTTTCAGACAAGACGGCTGGGGATGTGCCGCTACTTCCGCCCGTTACCATTACGATGCCGCAAGCGCCTGAAGTCACAACGCGCGTAAAGGAAACAGCATCAGGCGGGCCTGTGGAGCTTCCCGCGGAAATAAAAAAGGCGGCCATGGAAACAAGCCCGGTTGGGGGAGATGTTTCGGGCACGGTATCGGAGCCTAAACCCGTGCGCATGGTGAAAATTCCGTTGCCGACCGCAAAACCCGAGGCTCCCGAGCCGCCGGTGGTTGCCAGTTTGGCTTCCCGGCCAAACCATGCGTCCTGGTACAGTTCCAGAGAGCCTATGCCGTTGATGCCCTCTTCGCGCATTCCATCCAACGTGGACGAAGTGGTGCGCCGCCTGCCGTCCGGGCTCAGCAGCCGCAGCATGCCGGAGCGGCCGGAGCCGCCGGTAACTATCGAACGCGTGACGGATGAAAGCGATTTTCCCGAGGAGGGGTATGCTGACGATAAGCCGGTCGGCGCTTCCGCGCGCCGCGGGCAACGCAAATCCACCGTCGAGGAGGAGCTGAACCAGGCGTATGAGGCGCTGATGATGGGGCAGACGGAAAGCGCTGTATCCATGTATCGGCAGGTGCTGATGGAAGATCCGCGCAACAAGCTTGGCATGTTCGGGCTGGCAACGTCGCTTCACCGCAACGGGCAATATGCTCAGGCACAACGCGCCTATGCCGAGCTACTGTCCTATTATCCGAACTATACCGACGGCTTGAACAATTTCTTCGCCTTAATGAGCGATATTGCGCCGGGCGACGCCATCCGCCAGCTGGATGAACTGGCGCGGCGTAACCCGGATTTCAGCCCAATCCCCGCGCAGATGGGTATGGTTTACATGAAGAACGGCGAGTATGAGAATGCCGCCAGCTCACTGGCGCGGGCTGTGACGCTTTCGCCCGAGAATGTTACGTACCGTTATAATCTGGCCATTGCACTGGATAAGATGGGGCAGAATACCGAGGCCGTGCGGCTTTATCAGCAGGTGCTGGAGGCGATGCAGAATCAAAAAGACTCCAGCATTCAGCTGGATGCTAAAAATATACAAGAAAGATTAATCTTTTTGCGGTCTAAAGGTACCTGA
- a CDS encoding quinone-dependent dihydroorotate dehydrogenase — protein sequence MADFYQRIRPLLFWIDPETAHKITIWALNKGWVPAAKFLPAKSLEIRLWNMPFPHPLGLAAGFDKHLEVPGPLHELGFAFTEMGTITPQPQPGNPKPRIFRLVEQEAVINRFGFNSEGAGKAYERLQSIIQRGELPGGSIVGINIGKNKTTIHAEGDYVALLQRFHDQADYITVNISSPNTEGLRDLQNREKLDELLSILMREKASLERTRRRKPLLLKISPDENEDSLATIAELALWHQLDGLIVSNTTVSRSDVPERYREVNGGLSGKPLMPLATQALHHLYRFTEGKMPLVGVGGISSADDAWEKIRAGAVLLQLYTAFIYQGPKVIADIVKGLERKLREHGFTHLMEAVGTAHPDIKPQYPEWTL from the coding sequence ATGGCAGATTTTTACCAGCGCATACGCCCGCTTCTTTTTTGGATCGACCCCGAAACCGCCCATAAAATAACCATTTGGGCGCTCAATAAGGGCTGGGTTCCCGCGGCAAAATTCTTGCCAGCCAAATCCCTCGAGATACGGCTATGGAATATGCCGTTCCCTCACCCCTTGGGGCTGGCCGCGGGTTTCGACAAGCATCTGGAAGTTCCCGGCCCTCTGCATGAGCTCGGCTTTGCCTTTACGGAAATGGGCACCATCACGCCCCAACCCCAGCCGGGCAACCCCAAACCGCGCATTTTCCGCCTGGTTGAGCAGGAAGCCGTCATCAACCGCTTCGGCTTCAACAGTGAAGGCGCCGGGAAAGCCTACGAACGCCTCCAGTCCATCATCCAAAGGGGTGAGCTTCCAGGCGGCTCCATTGTCGGCATCAATATCGGCAAGAACAAAACCACCATCCATGCTGAAGGCGATTACGTAGCGTTGCTCCAGCGCTTTCACGATCAGGCGGATTACATCACGGTCAATATTTCCTCCCCCAACACCGAAGGCCTGCGCGACCTGCAAAACCGGGAGAAACTCGACGAGCTTCTCAGCATCCTCATGCGCGAAAAGGCTAGCTTAGAGCGCACGCGCCGCCGCAAACCGCTGCTGCTAAAAATTTCGCCGGATGAAAATGAGGACTCCCTCGCCACCATTGCCGAGCTTGCCCTCTGGCACCAGCTGGATGGCTTGATCGTCAGCAACACCACGGTCTCACGCTCCGACGTGCCGGAACGTTACAGGGAAGTCAATGGCGGCCTGAGCGGCAAACCGCTGATGCCGCTGGCCACCCAGGCGCTACATCATCTTTACCGGTTCACCGAAGGTAAAATGCCGCTGGTGGGTGTCGGCGGCATTTCCAGCGCCGATGACGCATGGGAAAAAATCCGCGCGGGCGCGGTTCTATTGCAATTATATACAGCGTTCATTTACCAGGGACCCAAAGTAATAGCTGATATCGTAAAGGGTTTGGAACGAAAACTGCGCGAGCATGGATTTACCCACCTGATGGAGGCCGTTGGCACCGCCCATCCGGACATTAAACCGCAATACCCGGAATGGACGCTATGA
- a CDS encoding CoA transferase: protein MDAMKKNGKAGGPLQHVTVLDMSRVLAGPWCTQTLADFGATVIKVEHPSRNDVTRQWGPPYLPDDTGGNSNESAYYLATNRSKHGIAVDFATPEGQAFLKDLATKADVLVENFLPGTLARYGLGYEELKRANPKLVYCSITGFGQTGPLSKQPGYDYMIQAASGLMSITGVPDGEGGQPMRVGIPVADLFTGMAATQAILAALLARDTPGHPQHGKGQWLDLCLFDVQITMLANQLMTTLLSGKSPGRIGNRHPSIVPYQCFDTADTPIIIAVGTDEQYQDLCGIMEMPDMAEDPRFISNPDRVQHRNLLEGLLQQRFLARPSTHWLNACSKCGIPAAPILDIRQAIEHPQSMAHNLFHPIMHPLGMEIKLPRNPIRFSDTPVTDPVAPPMLGQHNKLYGLPPFKHAKKPVG, encoded by the coding sequence ATGGACGCTATGAAGAAAAACGGCAAAGCGGGCGGGCCATTGCAGCACGTCACCGTGTTGGACATGAGCCGCGTGCTGGCCGGCCCATGGTGCACACAAACTCTGGCGGATTTCGGCGCAACCGTCATCAAGGTGGAGCACCCCTCCCGCAATGACGTAACCCGCCAGTGGGGCCCGCCCTATCTGCCCGATGATACAGGCGGCAACAGCAACGAATCAGCCTATTATCTGGCAACCAACCGCAGCAAGCACGGCATCGCGGTGGATTTTGCCACACCCGAGGGACAGGCCTTCCTGAAGGATCTCGCAACCAAAGCCGACGTGCTGGTGGAAAACTTCCTGCCTGGCACGCTGGCGCGTTACGGCCTCGGCTATGAGGAGCTCAAACGCGCCAATCCGAAACTGGTTTATTGCTCCATCACCGGCTTCGGGCAGACGGGACCGCTTTCGAAACAACCAGGTTACGATTACATGATCCAGGCGGCATCCGGCCTCATGAGCATCACCGGCGTGCCTGACGGCGAAGGCGGCCAGCCCATGCGTGTGGGCATTCCCGTGGCCGATCTGTTTACCGGCATGGCCGCCACCCAGGCCATCCTGGCCGCGCTTCTGGCGCGCGATACGCCTGGCCATCCGCAGCATGGCAAAGGCCAATGGCTTGACCTCTGCCTGTTCGATGTACAGATCACCATGCTGGCCAATCAGTTGATGACCACGCTGCTTTCCGGCAAATCACCGGGCCGCATCGGCAATCGTCACCCATCCATCGTGCCATACCAATGTTTCGATACGGCGGATACGCCCATCATCATCGCCGTCGGCACGGATGAGCAATATCAGGATCTCTGCGGCATCATGGAAATGCCGGACATGGCGGAAGACCCCCGCTTCATCAGCAATCCCGATCGCGTTCAGCATCGCAATCTTCTGGAAGGACTTCTTCAGCAGCGCTTTTTGGCCCGTCCCTCAACTCATTGGCTGAATGCGTGCAGCAAATGCGGCATTCCCGCCGCGCCGATTCTGGATATCCGCCAGGCGATCGAACACCCGCAAAGCATGGCGCATAATCTCTTTCATCCCATCATGCACCCTCTGGGTATGGAAATTAAACTGCCGCGTAACCCAATCCGATTTTCTGATACGCCCGTTACCGATCCAGTCGCTCCTCCTATGCTGGGTCAGCACAATAAGCTCTACGGGCTTCCGCCGTTTAAGCATGCTAAAAAACCGGTCGGCTAA